In Synechococcus sp. PCC 6312, one genomic interval encodes:
- a CDS encoding AI-2E family transporter yields the protein MAQSHGFNWWQQLSLPTRLLIIGLTGPILTLNFWAFASISSYFGTLVGVLVLASLLAFILNYPVTWIESQGNLRGPAAIVVFLLTLLILAGLGVTLVPVVLNQAQQLVVRLPEWVGSGQQRLLEFGQWLDTLNLPITVDVDALANQLLERLKEQLQAVAREALNLLLGTVSSVVDVVINVILTTVLTFYLLQHGDELWDSLVTWLPSPMRGRTSETIRSSFQNYFIGQLILGTCMGVGLVTIFLFLKVPFGLLFGITIGIMALVPFGGTVGIIAVTLLVTLQDAWLGLRVLAGSFILQQILENLIAPRIIGSVTGLNPVWVFLAILAGAKVGGLLGVVVAVPIAVVIKTALISLRSRWDEPLAAPENLTPTEAEPIGREGLSPLS from the coding sequence ATGGCCCAGTCCCACGGCTTTAATTGGTGGCAGCAGCTATCGTTACCAACGCGTCTGTTAATTATTGGTTTAACCGGGCCGATCCTTACCCTCAATTTTTGGGCCTTTGCTTCGATTTCCAGTTACTTTGGCACCTTGGTCGGCGTTCTCGTCCTCGCCTCGCTCCTGGCCTTTATTCTGAATTACCCAGTCACCTGGATTGAATCCCAAGGGAATTTACGGGGGCCAGCAGCCATTGTTGTTTTTCTATTGACTTTGTTAATTCTGGCTGGCCTGGGCGTAACCCTAGTGCCGGTAGTCTTGAATCAGGCCCAGCAATTGGTCGTCCGCTTACCGGAGTGGGTCGGTTCAGGGCAGCAGCGGCTCTTAGAGTTTGGTCAGTGGTTGGATACCTTAAATTTACCGATCACTGTCGATGTGGATGCCCTGGCCAATCAACTGCTGGAACGTCTCAAAGAACAACTCCAGGCCGTGGCCCGGGAAGCCCTTAACCTTCTCCTGGGAACCGTCAGCAGTGTGGTTGATGTAGTTATTAATGTGATTCTAACCACTGTTTTGACCTTCTATCTGCTTCAGCATGGGGATGAACTGTGGGATAGTCTCGTGACTTGGCTCCCCAGCCCGATGCGTGGGCGCACCTCCGAAACCATTCGCAGCAGTTTTCAAAATTACTTCATCGGGCAACTGATTCTCGGGACTTGCATGGGGGTGGGCCTGGTAACCATTTTCCTATTTTTGAAAGTTCCCTTTGGGTTGCTTTTTGGGATCACGATTGGGATTATGGCGCTGGTTCCCTTTGGCGGTACAGTCGGGATTATTGCCGTGACTTTATTGGTGACTTTACAGGATGCTTGGTTAGGGCTACGGGTCTTGGCGGGTTCATTTATCTTGCAGCAGATTTTAGAAAACCTAATTGCCCCCCGCATCATTGGCAGTGTCACCGGTCTGAATCCGGTCTGGGTGTTTTTAGCCATTTTAGCGGGGGCCAAGGTGGGCGGACTCTTGGGGGTGGTGGTGGCTGTGCCAATTGCCGTGGTGATTAAAACCGCCCTGATCAGTCTGCGCTCCCGTTGGGATGAACCCTTAGCAGCCCCCGAAAATCTAACCCCCACTGAGGCAGAACCCATCGGCCGTGAGGGACTCTCCCCGCTATCTTAG
- a CDS encoding S49 family peptidase, with the protein MSKSGDPLPPFWPSTLRQMSSIFFGTFSFFMSLAVIGTGFTLLIVILGLLLGGGQAKDSEPYEFISGQEDSPQRILKININGPILGSPTEGNDPFNFGSLMGITYGYDIQADLKKAADDKTIKAVFLEITTPGGTIFGSQAIYDGIKAYQEKTGHPVYAFVEGLSASGGVWAMVGADKIYADYGSYVGSIGILGPNLTYYNKPTAMNEGLLGGGVTTTGGIESVTISGGRGKDLGNPFRRPTPEELQQLQAGVDQEYSNFVNHVAQARPIKPETIREKMGAMIFGNQQAQAYGLIDGTSNRPQALEALAKAANIQGDYALVRIRPDRQSLLSQILGARQKTIAEQQAWLNVQTCTLTQYRALAYYGNLHQHCQTLPPAQP; encoded by the coding sequence ATGAGTAAGTCTGGCGACCCATTACCCCCCTTTTGGCCAAGTACCCTCAGACAAATGAGCAGTATCTTCTTTGGCACCTTTAGCTTTTTCATGAGTTTGGCGGTGATTGGCACAGGGTTTACCCTCTTGATTGTGATTTTGGGCTTGTTGCTTGGGGGCGGCCAGGCCAAGGACAGCGAGCCCTACGAATTCATTTCTGGCCAAGAAGACAGTCCGCAGCGAATTTTAAAAATTAATATCAACGGCCCCATCCTCGGTAGTCCAACGGAGGGAAATGATCCCTTTAACTTTGGCAGCTTGATGGGGATTACCTATGGCTATGACATTCAGGCAGACCTCAAAAAAGCCGCTGACGATAAAACCATTAAGGCCGTCTTCCTAGAAATCACCACACCCGGCGGCACCATCTTTGGCTCCCAGGCCATCTATGACGGTATCAAAGCCTATCAGGAAAAAACAGGTCATCCAGTCTATGCCTTTGTCGAGGGACTGTCAGCCTCTGGGGGCGTATGGGCAATGGTGGGGGCCGATAAAATTTATGCCGACTATGGCAGTTATGTGGGCAGTATTGGCATCTTAGGCCCGAATCTCACCTACTACAATAAACCCACAGCCATGAATGAGGGCTTACTGGGAGGGGGCGTAACCACCACTGGCGGCATTGAATCGGTGACCATTTCCGGGGGGCGGGGCAAAGATCTAGGCAATCCCTTTCGGCGGCCAACCCCTGAAGAACTGCAACAACTCCAGGCCGGTGTGGATCAGGAATACAGCAATTTTGTCAACCATGTCGCCCAGGCCAGGCCAATCAAACCCGAAACTATCCGCGAGAAAATGGGAGCCATGATTTTTGGCAATCAGCAGGCCCAGGCCTATGGCTTAATTGATGGCACCAGCAACCGACCCCAAGCCCTAGAAGCCCTGGCTAAAGCTGCCAATATTCAAGGTGACTATGCCCTCGTGCGGATTCGTCCTGACCGTCAGTCTCTCCTCAGTCAAATTTTAGGGGCACGCCAAAAAACGATCGCAGAGCAACAGGCCTGGTTAAATGTCCAAACTTGCACCCTCACCCAATATCGCGCCCTGGCCTACTACGGCAACCTTCATCAACACTGCCAAACCCTACCCCCAGCCCAGCCCTAG
- a CDS encoding DUF6464 family protein translates to MTAADLPTELHLVNPRQVLGQVYLDWTPQPGSCLDHQGQTYTVLERRHRYQLRSGRYQLNKIALYLQTAPQDGDRQLLNGAWIIGDSSCRFNAHSPILRCAVNPAGPCQDCPYYQTKP, encoded by the coding sequence ATGACTGCGGCTGACCTCCCGACTGAACTCCATCTCGTCAATCCCCGGCAAGTCTTAGGACAAGTTTATCTAGATTGGACACCGCAGCCCGGATCTTGCTTGGATCATCAGGGACAAACCTATACGGTCTTGGAACGCCGACATCGCTATCAACTCCGGTCAGGCCGCTATCAACTCAATAAAATTGCCCTTTATTTGCAGACGGCCCCCCAGGATGGAGATCGCCAGTTGCTCAATGGGGCCTGGATCATTGGCGATAGCTCCTGCAGGTTTAATGCCCACTCACCCATTTTGCGCTGTGCGGTCAACCCAGCTGGCCCCTGTCAGGACTGTCCCTATTATCAAACCAAACCCTAG
- the serA gene encoding phosphoglycerate dehydrogenase, whose translation MPKVLVSDPIEQVGLDLLAQVAQVDVQTNLSPAELVAIIPGYDALMIRSGTRVTAEVIAAANQLKIIGRAGVGVDNVDVPAATRKGIVVVNSPEGNTIAAAEHTLAMMLSLARHIPDANASLKSGAWERKPFTGVEVYKKALGVIGLGKIGSHVATVARALGMRILAYDPYLSIERAEQLGCRLVELDVLFSESDFITLHLPKTPETQHLINAAALAKMKPTCRIINCARGGIIDEAALADALKAGKLGGAALDVFETEPLKESPLKELGLETILTPHLGASTEEAQANVAIDVAEQIRDVLLGLPARSAVNIPGLRPDVLEKLTPYMQLAETLGNLVGQLAGGRVESLEVRLQGELATNDSQPIVIAALKGLLSPALRERVNYVNAGIEAKERGIRVVETRDSDERDYTGSLQLIAKGPLETRSVTGALLGADELRITSIDDFPINVPPTRYMLLTVHRDMPGIIGKIGSLLGSFNVNIASMQVGRKLVRGDAVMVLSIDDPLPEGLLTEITKVSGIRDAYIVNL comes from the coding sequence ATGCCAAAGGTTCTTGTTTCCGATCCGATTGAACAGGTGGGTTTAGATTTGTTGGCGCAAGTGGCCCAGGTAGATGTCCAAACGAATTTATCTCCAGCCGAATTAGTCGCGATTATTCCGGGCTATGATGCCTTGATGATTCGCTCTGGAACCAGGGTCACGGCCGAAGTGATCGCGGCGGCCAATCAACTCAAAATTATTGGTCGGGCCGGTGTGGGTGTAGATAATGTAGATGTCCCGGCAGCGACGCGCAAAGGCATTGTGGTGGTTAATTCCCCAGAAGGCAATACGATTGCGGCGGCGGAACATACCCTGGCCATGATGCTGTCTTTAGCCCGTCACATTCCCGATGCCAACGCCTCTTTAAAAAGCGGGGCCTGGGAGCGCAAACCGTTCACCGGGGTTGAAGTTTATAAGAAAGCTCTAGGGGTGATTGGCCTGGGGAAAATTGGCTCCCATGTGGCAACGGTGGCGCGGGCGTTGGGAATGCGGATTTTAGCTTACGATCCCTATCTTTCGATTGAGCGGGCAGAGCAGTTGGGCTGTCGGTTGGTGGAGTTGGATGTTTTGTTCTCAGAATCTGACTTTATTACGCTCCATTTACCGAAAACCCCGGAAACCCAGCATTTAATTAATGCCGCAGCCTTAGCCAAGATGAAGCCGACTTGCCGGATTATTAACTGTGCTCGCGGCGGGATTATTGATGAGGCGGCCTTGGCAGATGCCTTAAAAGCTGGAAAATTAGGCGGGGCGGCCCTAGATGTGTTTGAAACGGAACCCCTGAAGGAATCTCCCTTGAAAGAGCTGGGCCTGGAAACAATTCTCACCCCTCACCTCGGAGCCTCAACGGAGGAAGCCCAGGCCAATGTGGCGATTGATGTAGCTGAACAAATTCGGGATGTCCTGCTGGGTTTACCGGCCCGGTCGGCTGTGAATATTCCCGGATTGCGCCCGGATGTCCTGGAAAAACTCACCCCCTACATGCAACTGGCAGAAACCCTGGGAAATTTGGTTGGGCAGTTGGCGGGCGGCCGGGTGGAGTCCCTAGAAGTCCGGTTACAAGGGGAACTCGCAACCAATGATAGTCAACCGATTGTGATTGCGGCCCTGAAAGGATTGCTCTCTCCGGCTCTGCGGGAACGGGTGAATTACGTCAATGCCGGGATTGAAGCGAAAGAGCGGGGCATCCGGGTGGTGGAAACACGGGATTCTGATGAACGGGACTACACAGGGTCTTTGCAGTTAATTGCCAAGGGCCCCTTGGAAACTCGCTCTGTCACGGGGGCCTTGTTGGGGGCCGATGAGTTACGGATCACCAGTATTGATGATTTTCCGATTAATGTGCCGCCAACCCGCTATATGTTGCTGACTGTGCATCGAGATATGCCCGGTATTATCGGTAAGATTGGTTCACTTTTGGGGAGTTTTAATGTCAATATTGCCAGTATGCAGGTGGGGCGGAAATTAGTCCGCGGCGATGCGGTGATGGTGCTCAGTATTGATGACCCGTTACCCGAAGGCCTGCTGACGGAAATTACCAAGGTCTCTGGGATTCGGGATGCCTATATCGTTAACCTGTAA
- the prmA gene encoding 50S ribosomal protein L11 methyltransferase, with product MISRWWEIKVTLPPVSSEQRELAEETIYWRLQTFGCQGMATEYQVSRGLTIRAYLPHHQASLLDISALGVWVQQDVMGLHQARPRLQWQLMDEEDWAHSWQQYWHPQEIGEKFLVCPAWLTTPPLHERFLILLDPGMAFGTGTHQTTQLCLEALEMQLDDTFEPLGQLTLADIGCGSGILSVAALLLGAEFVYAVDLDPLAVQASQENFALNHLKPEQWSVTEGSIETIPQPVDGLICNILADVIISLVPRLNAVTKPGAWGIFSGLLLSQAPDVTTALEEIGWTVSSVWRRDDWCCLNALRSTEVG from the coding sequence GTGATTAGCCGCTGGTGGGAAATTAAGGTAACACTGCCCCCGGTCAGTTCGGAACAACGGGAATTAGCCGAAGAAACCATCTATTGGCGACTGCAAACCTTTGGCTGTCAGGGCATGGCCACAGAATATCAAGTGAGTCGGGGCTTAACCATTCGGGCCTATTTACCCCACCACCAGGCCAGCCTCTTGGATATTTCTGCCTTAGGGGTTTGGGTGCAACAGGACGTGATGGGACTACACCAGGCCCGCCCACGGTTGCAATGGCAGTTAATGGATGAGGAAGACTGGGCCCACAGTTGGCAACAATATTGGCATCCTCAGGAAATTGGTGAGAAGTTTTTGGTTTGTCCGGCCTGGTTAACTACACCCCCGCTCCATGAGCGATTTTTAATTCTCCTAGATCCAGGCATGGCCTTTGGCACCGGTACTCATCAAACCACCCAACTTTGTCTGGAAGCTCTGGAAATGCAACTGGATGATACCTTTGAACCCTTGGGACAGTTGACCTTGGCTGATATTGGCTGTGGCAGTGGAATTCTCTCCGTGGCAGCTTTGTTACTGGGGGCAGAATTTGTCTATGCCGTGGACTTAGATCCCTTAGCGGTACAGGCCAGCCAGGAAAACTTTGCCCTGAATCATCTCAAGCCGGAACAATGGTCTGTTACTGAGGGGAGTATTGAAACAATTCCTCAACCCGTTGATGGGCTGATCTGCAATATTTTGGCGGATGTGATTATCTCTCTAGTGCCCAGGTTAAATGCGGTGACAAAACCCGGGGCCTGGGGGATTTTTAGTGGGCTGCTGCTGTCCCAAGCGCCTGATGTGACTACGGCCCTGGAGGAGATTGGCTGGACGGTCAGTAGTGTTTGGCGGCGGGATGATTGGTGTTGCTTAAATGCCCTGCGCTCAACAGAAGTGGGATAG